The Echeneis naucrates chromosome 8, fEcheNa1.1, whole genome shotgun sequence genome has a window encoding:
- the aanat2 gene encoding arylalkylamine N-acetyltransferase 2 — protein sequence MTQQISGSPFLKPFFLKTPVRVVSPLRRRRHTLPASEFRNLTPQDAISVFEIEREAFVSVSGECPLTLDEVLNFLSECPELSLGWFEEGQLVAFIIGSGWDKERLSQEAMTQHVPDTPTVHIHVLSVHRHCRQQGKGSILLWRYLQYLRCMPGLRRALLICEDFLVPFYLKAGFKEKGPSAISVSNMHFHEMEYTLAGQAYARRNSGC from the exons ATGACACAGCAGATCAGCGGCTCACCGTTCCTAAAGCCTTTCTTTCTGAAGACGCCCGTCAGAGTGGTCAGTCCTCTGCGACGACGACGACACACGCTGCCCGCCAGCGAGTTCAGGAACCTCACGCCACAGGATGCCATCAGTGTGTTCGAAATTGAGAGAGAAG cgtttgtgtctgtgtctggagAGTGTCCACTTACCCTGGACGAGGTCCTGAATTTCCTCAGTGAGTGTCCTGAGCTTTCGCTGGGTTGGTTTGAGGAGGGACAGCTGGTGGCCTTCATCATCGGCTCTGGCTGGGACAAGGAGAGGCTTTCTCAG GAGGCCATGACTCAGCATGTCCCAGACACTCCTACAGTGCACATCCACGTGCTGTCAGTGCACCGTCACTGTCGCCAGCAAGGCAAGGGCTCCATCCTCCTGTGGCGTTACTTGCAGTACCTGCGCTGCATGCCGGGCCTCCGCCGAGCTCTGCTGATCTGTGAGGACTTCCTGGTGCCGTTCTACCTCAAGGCCGGCTTCAAGGAGAAAGGGCCGTCAGCCATCTCCGTGTCCAACATGCACTTCCACGAGATGGAGTACACGCTCGCAGGGCAGGCCTACGCCAGGAGGAACAGTGGCTGCTAG